The genomic stretch TCTCGGTGAAGTTGAAGGTGAGGTCCGAGAGGCTCCAGGCGTTGAGAAAGTAGGGCGAGGCGAAGGAGTTGACGATGAAGATCACCACCGCGACCAGCAGTAGTAGCGTCTCCCAGCTCAGGAGCGCCGAGCGCAGCGGGTTGTCGAGCCGATCGGGGATCTTGCGGTGAGTGACGGGCGCTTCCGGCGCGTCGGTCAGCGAACTCATAGGACTTCCGCCTTCTTCAAAATGATGCGGCCGCGACGGCGCTCGCCGCGCGAGTTGAAGATCACCGCCAGCAGGATCGCCGTGCCGGAGATCGCCATCTGCCAGAACGGCGAGATGCCGATCACCGGCAGCGCGTTATTGACGACGCCGAGGAACAGCGCGCCGAGCACCGCACCGGCGACGGTGCCGATGCCGCCGGCGATCGAGATGCCCCCGATGACGCAGGCCGCAATGATGTTGAGTTCGAACCCGCCGGCGACATCGACATAGGCCACCGCGTAGCGGGCAATCCACAGGTAGCCGGCGAGGCCGGAGACCATGCCGGCGACGCAGAAGGCGATGAAGCGGGTGCGCCCTACATTGATGCCGGCATAGGTGGCGGCCGTTGGGTTGATGCCGGTAGCGTAGAACGAGCGACCGAGCGGGGTGCGGGTCATCAGCACGAAGAACACCGCCACGACGGCGATGGCGAACCAGCTGAGCAGCGTGATGCCGAACAGCTCGGTGCGCGGCACCGCCTTGAATGCCTCGGTCATCTGGTGGGCATTGACCCAGGCGCCGCCGGCGATGACGTAGATCATGCCGCGATAGATGGTGAGCGTGCCCAGCGTCACGACGATGGGCGGGATGTCGAGCTTCCACACCAGCGCGCCGTTGATGGCGCCGAGCGCCGTGCCGAGCGCCGCGGCGGCGAGCAACAGCAGCGGAACCGGGATGCCGGGGAAGGCGACGTTGAGCAGCGCGACGCACATGCCGCACAGCGCCAGGTTCGCCGCCATCGACAGGTCGATCGAGCGGGTCAGGATCACCACCATCTGGCCAAGCGCCAGCATGATCAGGATCGAGGTGTCGTTGAAGATATTGGCGAGGCTCCTGGGCTGGATGAAGCCCGGCGAGCGGACCGACACGCCGATGGCAAGGGCGAGGATGGCGACGACCAGCCAAATCTCGCGGTATTTCAAAAGCGTCTTCACCGCTGCTGCTCCTCGCCGATCCCGGCGGCCGTGCGCACCAGGGTCTCGGCGCTCAGGTTCGTGTTGTCATGGACAGCGACGATGCGGCCTTCGCGCATCACCACGACGCGGTCGCTCATCCCCAGGATTTCCGGCAGCTCGGAGGAGACCATGATCACCGACAGGCCCTCGGCCACCAGTTCGCCCATGAACTCGTGCACGGCGGCCTTGGAGCCAATGTCGATGCCCTTGGTCGGCTCGTCGAGAATGATCACCTTGGGGCTGGTGGCCAGCCATTTGGCGATCACCACCTTCTGCTGGTTGCCGCCCGACAGTGTGCCGACGTCCTGGCTCAGCGACGAGGCCCGCAGGTCGAGCCGCTCGGTATAGGTGCGGGCCAGTGCGAACTCTTCCCTGAGCCGCAGCACGCCGGCCTGGCTGGTGCGCTTCAGCGAGGGCAGCGAAACATTCTTGAAGATCGGCATGCCGATCACCACGCCCTGCTTGCCGCGTTCCTCGGGCACATAGACGATGCCGGCGTTCACCGCATCGGCCGGCGAAGCTGGGGCGATGGTCGCGCCGGCAAGCGCGATGGCGCCTGCCGATGGTTTGGTGATGCCGAACAGGGCCTGCATCACCTCGGAGCGGCCGGCTCCGACGAGGCCGTAGAACCCGAGAATCTCGCCCGCCCTCAGGGTAAAGCTGATGTCGTCGAACTCGGTGGGGTGGCTCAGCCCCTTCACCTCGAGCAGGGGCGCGCCGATCCGGGCCTCGCGCTTGGGAAAGATATGATCGACCGAGCGGCCGACCATCATCTTGATGATGGCGTTCTGGTCGGTGTCTTTGAGCAGGCCCGAGCCCACCAGCTCGCCGTCGCGGAACACCGTGTAGCGGTCGGCGATACGGTAGATCTCGTCGAACTTGTGGCTGATGAACAGCACGGCCTTGCCGTCTTCCTTCAACAGCTCGATCAGCACGAACAGGTCCTCGATCTCCTTGTAGGAGAGCGCCGCGGTCGGTTCGTCCATGATCACCACATCGGCATCGATCGACATGGCGCGCGCCACCCCGACCAGATGCTTGTTGGCGATGCTGAGGTCCTTCAGCCGGTGGTTGGGGTCGATATGCGCGGCCCCCATGTCGGTGAGCACCTGTCGCGCCTCGCGGCGCATCGTCGTCCAGTCGATGGTCTTGAAGCGGGTGCGCGGCGCGTGTCCCAGAAAGACGTTCTCGGCCACCGACAATTCGTCGAACAGCACTGTTTCCTGGTGGATGGCGGTGATGCCGGCGCCGAAGGCGGCATGGGCAGAGCCGAGACGGACCGGCACGCCCTTGACCGAGATCTCGCCTTCGTCCGGCTGATAGATGCCGGTCAGGATCTTCACCAGGGTCGACTTGCCGGCGCCGTTCTCGCCGATCAACGCGGTGACCTGGCCGGGATAGAGCGACAGCGATACGTCGTGCAAGGCGCGGACACCGGGAAAGCGCTTGCTGATCCCGTTGAGGGTCAGCAGCGGCTGGGTCTGGGCCAAAGCGGGGCCGGGCTCGGCTGGGGTCGCGACTTCGAGCATGGCTCAGGTCATCCGGGAGTGAAGTAACAAAAGGGCCCGGCGGCGCGGTGCGCTGCCGAGCCCGCTCTCGTCAGCCGATCTTAGAAGATCGACGAGAACTGGTCGATGTTCGAGGCATCGTAGGTGAACGGGTCGCTCATGGCGGCCGAACGGTTGTCGTCGAGCACGATCTTGCCGACGCGACCGATGGCGATCTCCGCACCCGGCTCGGCCTTGGCCTCACCCTTCAGCAGGTGATAGGCGATCATGGTGGCCGAGTAGCCGAGGTCGATCGGGTTCCAGATGGCGAACGACTTCGAGGCGCCGGACTTGACGTGCGCCGCCATTTCCGACGGCAGGCCGAGGCCGGTGACGTTGATCTTGCCGATCAGCCCGGCGTCGGTGACCGCCTGGGCGGCGGCGACGATACCGACCGAGGTCGGGGCCGAGATGGCCGCCAGATCCGGGAAGGAGGCGATCAGGCCCTGGGCTTCGCGGTAGGACTTGTCGAACAGGTCGTCGCCATAGACGGTCGAGACGACTTCGACGCCCGGGAACTCGGCATAGTGTTCCTTGGCGGCAGCCAGCCAGGCGTTCTGGTTGGTGGCGGTCGCGGTGCCCGACAGGAAGGCGATCTTGCCCTTGCCGTCCGGCAGGTTGTCGGCGGCGAGCTTGACGATGGTCTTGCCGATCAGGTCGATCGACGAGGGGTCGAGCTGCACATCGCGGCCTTCGGCGGCGACGCCCGAGTCGAACGACACCACGGTGATGCCGCGCTGCTTGGCCTTCTGCAGCGCCGGCACCAGCGCGTCGGGATCGTTGGCCGAGATCACGATGGCATTGACCTGCTGGGCCACCAGCGTGTTGATCACCTCGATCTGGCCTTCGGCCGTCGGCTCGGTCGGGCCGGTGAAGATGATCTCGACGTCGCCGAGTTCCTTGGCCGCCTCTTCGGCGCCCTTGCCGGCCGCCACGAAGAAGCCGTTGCCGATGTCCTTGGCGACGACGGCGATGCGGGTCTGGGCGAAGCTGGCGCCGGTCGCGGCGAGCAGGGCCATGGCGGCAACGGCCGAGCCGATGCCGATAGTCTTGAGCAGTTTCATACGGGTATCCTCCCTTGACGATGCTAACATGCTAACATGTCAGTGAATGGGCTGTCGAGATTTGTCGTTCAGCCCTTCGTAGTGCCGCTCGGTCGTCAGGCGACCGAGGCGGATTGGCCGGCCGATTGGCGATCCTGACCGGCATCGACAACGGTGAGACCGACTCCGGCCTTTTCCAGCATGGCGCGGTCTTCCTCGCGGATGCCGCTGTCGGTGATCACCATCGAGATCCGGTCGAGAGCGCAGAGGATCAGGCTGGAGCGTCCCTCGAATTTCGAGGAATCGGCGAGCACGATCAACTCCTCGGCCTGGTTGATCAGCGCCAGTTCGGACTGCACCACCATCGGATCGGCTTCCATCAGGCCGTGTGCGCCGAGGCCCTGGCAGCCGATGAACATGCGCTTGGCGTAAAAGTGCGAGGCAACCACCCCGCCGAATGGCGAGAGGATCACGTTCTGCTCGCGATAGACCGTGCCGCCGGGAATGACCACGCTGTTGCGCGAATTGTGCAGCAGGTGCTCGGCGATGGCGAAACTGTTGGTGAACACCGAGAGCCGGCGTCCGGTCAGGTAGTGCACCATCTGGTAGGTGGTGGTGCCGCCGTTGATGATGATCGGCTCGCCGTCCTTGCAGAGGTCTGCTGCAGCCCGGGCGATGGCGCGCTTCTGTGCGATGTTGATGGTTTCGTTGACCGAGAAGGGGCGCCCCATCAGCCCGCCTTGCTCCGGCGGGTTGATCGCTTCGGCGCCACCGCGCACCCGACGCAACCGGCCCTGCACGTGCAGCGCCGCGATGTCGCGGCGAATGGTGGCTTCCGACGTGCCGGTGATATCGACCAGTTCGGCCACTGTCGCCAGCGGACGCGCCTGGACGGCGGCCAGAATGACCCGGTGTCGCTCGGTTTCGTGCAAGATCGTCTCCCTTGCTGCTAATTTTCACCAAAATCCGTCACTGTCAATCATTTCGCCGTACCGATTACGACGTTTGCCGCATTCATGATTGGTATTGAGTGTTTCTGATTGACATGTTCCGAGGATCGGAGGCATGTCCGGTACCAATTCAGGACCAACGCCTTCGGGAGGATTAGCATGTCGGGGAATGCGCCAGCGCGCCTAAAAAACCTTTGGGACGATGCCACGGCGGCCGCGATGAGCGAGCCCGAACGGCTGGTCTACCGCTCCAACATTCTGGGCTCCGACAAGCGTGTCACCAATTATGGCGGCGGCAACACCTCGTCCAAGATCGTGCAGAAGGATCCGCTGACCGGCGAGGACGTCGAAGTGCTGTGGGTGAAGGGCTCGGGCGGCGACTCCGCGTCGATCAAGCTCGACGGCTTCGCCACCCTCTATATGGACAAGCTCCGCGCGCTGAAGGGCCTCTATCGTGGCCTCGCCCACGAAGACGAGATGGTCGGCTACCTGCCGCACGCCACCTTCAACCTGAACCCACGCGCCGCGTCGATCGATACCCCGCTGCATGCCTATGTGCCGCACGCCTTCGTCGACCACATGCATCCCGACGCCATCATCGCCATTGCGGCGAGCAAGGATTCGAAGGCCCTCACCAAAGAGATCTTCGGCGACGAGATCGGCTGGCTGCCGTGGAAGCGGCCCGGCTTCGAGCTCGGGCTGTGGCTGGAAAAGTTCTGCCTCGACCACCCCGAAGCGAAGGGCGTGATCCTTGAGAGCCATGGGCTCTTCACCTGGGGCGACACACCCAGGGCCTGCTACGAGCAGACCATCGACACCATCAACAAGGCGATCGCCTGGTTCGAGCAAAAGACCGCCGGCAAGCCGGCCTTTGGCGGCCAACTGGTGGCGCCGCTCCCGGCCGACGAGCGCCGCGCCATCGCGGCGCGGCTGATGCCGAAAATCCGCGGGCTGATCTCCAACGAGTTCAAGATGCTCGGCCACTTCGACGACAGCGCCGCGGTGCTGGAGTTCGTCGGGAGCAGGGACCTCAAGCCCTTGGCAGCGTTGGGCACCTCATGCCCCGACCATTTCCTCCGCACCAAGATCCGACCGCTGGTGATCGACTTCGATCCCGCCAACCCCGATATCGATGCGGTGGTCGCCGGGCTCGAGCAGGCGACGGCGGATTACCGCGCCGACTACGCGGGCTACTACAACCGCTGCAAGCACCCCGACAGCCCGGCGATCCGCGATGCCAACGCCGTCGTCTACCTGATGCCCGGCGTCGGCATGTTCACCTTCGCCAAGGACAAGGCGACGGCGCGGATCTCGGGCGAGTTCTACGTCAACGCCATCAACGTCATGCGAGGCTCGTCCGCGGTCTCCACCTATCAGGGGCTCCCCGAGCAGGAGGCGTTCGACATCGAGTACTGGCTGCTCGAGGAGGCCAAGCTGCAGCGCATGCCCAAGCCGAAATCGCTCGCCGGTCACATCGCGCTGGTCACCGGCGGCGCCGGCGGCATCGGCAAGGCGACCGCTGTGCGGCTGCTGCGCGAGGGTGCATGCGTCGTCCTCGCCGATATCGACGAGGCGGCGCTCGCTTCGGCCAATGAGGAACTGGGCAAGGCCTTCGGCAAGGATGTGGTGCGGCCGGTGAACCTCAACGTCACCAGCGAGGACGCGGTGATCGCCGGCTTCGCCCACACCGCGGTGGAGTTCGGCGGCATCGACATCCTCGTTTCCAATGCCGGGCTCGCCAGCTCCGCGCCGATCGAGGAGACGACGCTGGAGCTCTGGAACAAGAACATGGACATCCTGTCGACGGGCTATTTCCTCGTCAGCCGGGAAGCCTTCCGCATGTTCCGGGCGCAGAAGCTCGGCGGCAACGTGGTGTTCGTGGCATCGAAGAACGGCCTCGCCGCTTCGCCCAATGCCGCCGCCTACTGCACCGCCAAGGCCGCCGAAATCCACCTCGCCCGCTGCCTCGCGCTCGAAGGCGCGGCCGAGCAGATCCGCGTCAACGTGGTGAACCCCGACGCGGTACTGCGCGGCTCCAAGATCTGGGCCGGCGAGTGGCTGGAACAGCGCGCCTCGACCTACAAGACCGACAAGGAGGGGCTCGAGGAAATGTACCGCCAGCGCTCCTTGCTGAAGCGGAGCGTATTTCCCGAGGACATCGCCGAAGCGATCTACTTCTTGGCCTCGGATATGTCGGCCAAATCCACCGGCAACATCATCAACGTCGACGCGGGCAACGCGCAGAGTTTTACGCGGTAACAAGCAAAGGCCCCCTCACCCGGATCGCGTCGCGATCCGACCTCTCCCCCAAGGGAGAGGTGCGATGGGGGCGAGATCGTGCCACCCACCACCTCTCCCTTGGGGGAGAGGTCGCCGCGAAGCGGCGGGTGAGGGGCCTTCAAGAACAGGGGAGGAAACATGACCGACCAACTCATCGACCAGTCCGTGGTCGACCAGACCAACGACGCCAACCGCAAGGCGCTCGAGGCCGATTACGCGCATCTGGGCGAGCATCTCAGCCGGCGCGGCATCGACATCGATGCCATCCTGAAGAAGGTCTCGGCCTATACCGTCGCCGTGCCCTCCTGGGGTGTCGGCACCGGCGGCACACGCTTCGCCAAATTCCCCGGCACGGGCGAGCCGCGCGACATCTTCGACAAGCTCGAGGATTGCTCGGTGATCAACCAGCTGACCCGCGCCACCCCCAATGTCTCGCTGCATATTCCATGGGACAAGGCCGACCCGAACCGGCTGAAGCAGGCGGCGTCGCGCTTCGGGCTGGGGTTCGATGCAATGAACTCCAACACCTTCTCGGACGCGCCGGGCCAGAAACACTCCTATCGCTTCGGCTCGCTCGCCAACTACGCCAGGGAGACGCGCCAGCAGGCGATCGAGCACAATCTCGAGTGCATCGAGATCGGCAAGACCATCGGCTCGAAGGCGCTGACGGTGTGGATCGGCGATGGCTCGAATTTCCCCGGCCAGGTCAATTTCACCAGGGTGTTCGAATATTATCTCGAGGCGATGAAGGCGATCTACGCCGATCTGCCCGATGACTGGAAGCTCTTCACCGAGCACAAGATGTACGAGCCGGCGTTCTATTCGACGGTGGTGCAGGACTGGGGAACCAATTACCTGATCGCCACCGAACTCGGCGACAAGGCGCAGTGCCTCGTAGACCTCGGCCACCATGCGCCCAACGTCAATATCGAGATGATCGTTGCCCGGCTGATCCAGTTCAAGAAGCTGGGCGGCTTCCACTTCAACGATTCCAAGTACGGCGACGACGACCTCGATACCGGCTCGATCGACCCGTATCGGCTGTTCCTGGTGTTCAACGAACTGGTCGATGCCGAACTCCGCCAGGCCGACGGCTTCGCGCCGGCGCATATGCTGGACCAGAGCCACAACGTCACCGACCCTATCGAGTCGCTGATCCGCTCGGCCAACGAAGTGCGGCGCGCCTATGCGCTGGCGCTGCTGGTCGACCGCCAGGCGCTCGAGGGCTACCAGCAGTCGGACGACGCGCTGATGGCCTCGGAAACGCTGAAGACCGCTTTCCGCACCGATGTCGAACCGATCCTCGCCAAGGCGCGGCTCGACGCCAACGGCGCCATCGACCCGATCGCGGCCTATCGCAAGGCGGGGTACCGCCAGCGCGTCGCGGCGGTGCGTCCGGCGGTGGCGGCAGGTGGCGGCGGGATCGTGTGAGCCTCGTGGGCCGGTGGCTAGCTGACCCCCACCCCTGTCCCCTCCCCCTAAGAATGGGGAGGGAGACCAAAGCACCGACGCTGGTGAGAGCGTCTCCCTCCCCTTGTTTAGGGGGAGGGGACAGGGGTGGGGGGCAGCCTGCTCCAGCCCATCGGTCGAACGACTAGGCCATCACCTCCCGCAACCCGAGCGCCTCGATCGCCGCGAGCTGCTCCGGCTCGAGCGGGCCGGCGCGCTCGGCGTCCAGCGCATCCGACAGCTCGTCGCGGTTCTTCACGCCCAGCACCAGCGTCTCGACCCCGGCCATGCCCAACGCATAGCGATAGGCAATGATCGCCGGGTCCTCACCCCACTTGGCGCAGAGCGCCCGGAACGGCGCGGCCAACGCGAAATCCTCGCTATCGCGCGCATGCAGCGGCTGCCGGTCGAAGCGCGAGGTCAGCGCCCCGGCCTGTACCGCGCGGATCGCCATCACCCCGACGCCGCTCAGATGCGCCGCTTCGATGATGTCGCGAGCCCGCGAAGGCGTCGAGAAGGCGATCAGCCCACCGGGACTGTCGAGGAGGTTGGCGACCGCCTGCACGGCGTGCGGTCGTGGCCCCAGCGTCACCGCATCGACGATCGTGGCGGGCACGCTGACCCCGGTGATACCCCAGCCGCCGATCAGGCCGTCGCGCTGCAATTGCTGGAAGGCCGGCACCACAGCCTCGCGATAGCTCGACCAGGTGGTGGCGATTTCGCTGCGCCGCTCGTTCTCCGAGGGGTAGACGAAATCGTCGGGGCAGATCTGGTTGTGGAGGAAGAACAGGTCGACCTGCTCGAGCCGCATCGCCTCGAGGCTCTGCTCGAGCGAAGCGCGGAGCCGGCGGTAGACCTGCTCATCGGGCAGTGTGCCGATGCCGCACTTCGTGGTGACCTTCACGCCCTTGGGCAGCCGCCCGTCGAAGGCCTCGCCGATCAGCGCCTCGCACAGCTTGTAGCCGGGCGCCGCGTCGATCATGTCGATGCCTTCGTCCACCGCCGTCCGGAGGGTGGCGATGCCCTCGTCGCGGCTGGTCTCGCCCCACACCTGGCCGATGCCGCCGCCGCCAAGCGTCAGGCAGCTGACCTTGCCGATCGAGCCGAACTGTCGCTTCTCCATCAGATCTCCTCCAGAGCCAGTTCACGCCCCAGCAGGGCGTCGATCTCAGCCATTGCGGCCATCGGGAGCGGGCCCTTGTCGAGCGCGCCCAGGTTGTCGCGGATCTGCGCCTCGGTCTTGAAGCCGGGGATCGGGATGGTCTGCGGCGAACGGGCCAGCACCCAGCCGAGCGCCCCTTGCGCTACGGAGCGACCGCCGCTGGTCAGCAGGTCGCGGATGGCGTCGAGCTTTCTGAGCGACTCCGCCGAAGGCCGCCCATCCTTGAAGTCGCGCACCCAGCTGTGGCCGGCGCCGCGCACGTCGTCGGTCGAGACCCGCGACTGCGCCGTGAACTTGCCGGTCAGGAACCCCATGGCGAGAGGCGATCGGATCAGGTTGGGCAGGCGGTGCCTGTCGCACAGCGTCACCATTTGAGGGCCGTCACGGAACACATCGAGTCCCTGCTGCACGGCCTTGAAGTGCGGGTAGTGCAGCACGCGCGATACCGCTGCGGCATCGTCGGTGCTCCAGCCCCAGGCGGCGATGTCGCCGGCTCCGGCGCGGCGCTCGAGGGCAGGGGCCAGCCGCTCCATCGCCTCGGCCGAGGCGTCCCCGACATGCAACTGGTAGAGGTCGATTCGCTCGCGCCCGAGCCGGCTCAGGGAGGCGGCGAGGGCTTTCTCCATATATTCCGGCGTGACGTCGGTGCCGGTCAGCTCGCGCTTCGATCGATCATGGGTGAAGCCGAACTTGGTGGCGATCACGACATCGGCGCGGTTGCCGAAGGCCCGGCCCAGTATCTCTTCGCTATGGCCGGTGCCATAGGCGTCGGCCGTGTCGAAGAGGCGGGCGCCCAGCTCGCGGGCCAGCGCCAAGGCCCTGAGCGACTGGGCGTCGTCGATTTCGCCCCAGCCATCCTGCCGGCCATCCATCTTGAACGGCCCGCCAATGGCCCAGCACCCGACGCCGATGCGTGGGACCTCCCGCCCGTCCCACAGGCGCAGCGTCACGCTCATTTCTCACCTGTGCGGACACTGTGGGAGATGCACTCGCGCTCGATGCCGAGATCGGCCAGCAGGTGGTCGTCGAGCTGCTTCAGCCGCCGGATATCACGGCGCAAGTGCGACCACTCGGTAAGGCGGCGGGTCAGGGTTCGGAACATTTCGGTCTCCTTTCAACAACGCAAAGCGACACCGTCTCCACTCCGGTTGCGGAGCGGACATTCCCATGGTGAGGCTGCGCTTGGGCGATGCGGTCTGGCGGTCAAGTTGTTGACGGCCATGCGCGCTTCGAACGCCCCATACTTGCTCCTTCCCGGCTTGAAGCGATACAAGCAAGTGCGCAACGCGCTTTGCAGGAATGAAAGATGAGCGTCGGAGACAGCATCTCCTGGGACGACCTGCGGCTCTTCCTCGACGTCGCGCGGCTGGGTGGATTGAGCGCCGCAACCACCACGACCGGGCTCAGCGCCGCGACGCTGGGGCGCCGGGTCACGGCGCTCGAGCAGCAGATCGGCGAGCCGCTATTCGTGCGGCGGCAGACCGGCTACCAACTCACGCCGGTCGGGGAAGAACTGCTGGCGCGCGCCGAGGATGTCGAGGCGGCGATGCGGGCGCTGACCCGCTGGCGCGACGGCTCGGTCGGCGAGCAGATCGTGCGCATCTCGGCCGGCACCTGGACCTCGGCCTTCCTCGCCCGCCATATCGGCGCGCTCTGGCACGTCGACGACAATATCCGCATCGAGTTCGCCACCGCCTATACGAAGCTCGATATCGGCCGGCGCGCCGCCGACATCGGGGTGCGCTCGGAGCGGCCGCTCGACCCCAACCTCGCCGGGCGGCAGATCGGCCGGGTGGCGCATGCGCTCTATTCGGGTCTGCACCTGATCAACGGCATCGAGGCCGGGCTGTTTGTCGGGGTCACCGGCGACGCCGCCAATGTCGCCTCGGCCCGCTGGCTGATGGCCCATCACGGCGATCGCATCGGGGTGCGCGGCAACGACGTGCAGAGCGTACGCGAACTGGTCGCGGCCGGCGCCGGGCTCGGGGTGTTCCCCTGCTTCGTCGGCGACAGCGATGATCGGCTGGTGCGGGTGGCGATGCCGATCACCGAGCTCGAAACCGAACAGTGGCTGGTGACTCACCACGAGGATCGGCACCGTCCCGAGGTCCGGCTGGTCGCCGACCGCGTCGCAGCGTTGATGCGCGAGCATGGGCCGCTGTTCCGCGGCGAGCGCCGGCGGCCACCGTCTTAACCTCGCTCTAAGCGGCGTCCCCGATAGTGACGGCGGGGAATGCAATCGACTGGAGTGCCTCGGAAATGCGCGCCGCAGCCTATGTGGTCGGCCCCCCGGATGGTCCGGGGGCAGCGCTGACGGATCTGGCGCGCGGGCTCGGTTTTCCTGTCGTGCAGACCTATGCCGGCCTCGCCGCCGCCGAGACCCAGGCGCAGCAGACGC from Devosia sp. A16 encodes the following:
- a CDS encoding sugar ABC transporter ATP-binding protein, coding for MLEVATPAEPGPALAQTQPLLTLNGISKRFPGVRALHDVSLSLYPGQVTALIGENGAGKSTLVKILTGIYQPDEGEISVKGVPVRLGSAHAAFGAGITAIHQETVLFDELSVAENVFLGHAPRTRFKTIDWTTMRREARQVLTDMGAAHIDPNHRLKDLSIANKHLVGVARAMSIDADVVIMDEPTAALSYKEIEDLFVLIELLKEDGKAVLFISHKFDEIYRIADRYTVFRDGELVGSGLLKDTDQNAIIKMMVGRSVDHIFPKREARIGAPLLEVKGLSHPTEFDDISFTLRAGEILGFYGLVGAGRSEVMQALFGITKPSAGAIALAGATIAPASPADAVNAGIVYVPEERGKQGVVIGMPIFKNVSLPSLKRTSQAGVLRLREEFALARTYTERLDLRASSLSQDVGTLSGGNQQKVVIAKWLATSPKVIILDEPTKGIDIGSKAAVHEFMGELVAEGLSVIMVSSELPEILGMSDRVVVMREGRIVAVHDNTNLSAETLVRTAAGIGEEQQR
- the rhaS gene encoding rhamnose ABC transporter substrate-binding protein, which translates into the protein MKLLKTIGIGSAVAAMALLAATGASFAQTRIAVVAKDIGNGFFVAAGKGAEEAAKELGDVEIIFTGPTEPTAEGQIEVINTLVAQQVNAIVISANDPDALVPALQKAKQRGITVVSFDSGVAAEGRDVQLDPSSIDLIGKTIVKLAADNLPDGKGKIAFLSGTATATNQNAWLAAAKEHYAEFPGVEVVSTVYGDDLFDKSYREAQGLIASFPDLAAISAPTSVGIVAAAQAVTDAGLIGKINVTGLGLPSEMAAHVKSGASKSFAIWNPIDLGYSATMIAYHLLKGEAKAEPGAEIAIGRVGKIVLDDNRSAAMSDPFTYDASNIDQFSSIF
- a CDS encoding bifunctional rhamnulose-1-phosphate aldolase/short-chain dehydrogenase; translated protein: MSGNAPARLKNLWDDATAAAMSEPERLVYRSNILGSDKRVTNYGGGNTSSKIVQKDPLTGEDVEVLWVKGSGGDSASIKLDGFATLYMDKLRALKGLYRGLAHEDEMVGYLPHATFNLNPRAASIDTPLHAYVPHAFVDHMHPDAIIAIAASKDSKALTKEIFGDEIGWLPWKRPGFELGLWLEKFCLDHPEAKGVILESHGLFTWGDTPRACYEQTIDTINKAIAWFEQKTAGKPAFGGQLVAPLPADERRAIAARLMPKIRGLISNEFKMLGHFDDSAAVLEFVGSRDLKPLAALGTSCPDHFLRTKIRPLVIDFDPANPDIDAVVAGLEQATADYRADYAGYYNRCKHPDSPAIRDANAVVYLMPGVGMFTFAKDKATARISGEFYVNAINVMRGSSAVSTYQGLPEQEAFDIEYWLLEEAKLQRMPKPKSLAGHIALVTGGAGGIGKATAVRLLREGACVVLADIDEAALASANEELGKAFGKDVVRPVNLNVTSEDAVIAGFAHTAVEFGGIDILVSNAGLASSAPIEETTLELWNKNMDILSTGYFLVSREAFRMFRAQKLGGNVVFVASKNGLAASPNAAAYCTAKAAEIHLARCLALEGAAEQIRVNVVNPDAVLRGSKIWAGEWLEQRASTYKTDKEGLEEMYRQRSLLKRSVFPEDIAEAIYFLASDMSAKSTGNIINVDAGNAQSFTR
- the rhaI gene encoding L-rhamnose catabolism isomerase, whose protein sequence is MTDQLIDQSVVDQTNDANRKALEADYAHLGEHLSRRGIDIDAILKKVSAYTVAVPSWGVGTGGTRFAKFPGTGEPRDIFDKLEDCSVINQLTRATPNVSLHIPWDKADPNRLKQAASRFGLGFDAMNSNTFSDAPGQKHSYRFGSLANYARETRQQAIEHNLECIEIGKTIGSKALTVWIGDGSNFPGQVNFTRVFEYYLEAMKAIYADLPDDWKLFTEHKMYEPAFYSTVVQDWGTNYLIATELGDKAQCLVDLGHHAPNVNIEMIVARLIQFKKLGGFHFNDSKYGDDDLDTGSIDPYRLFLVFNELVDAELRQADGFAPAHMLDQSHNVTDPIESLIRSANEVRRAYALALLVDRQALEGYQQSDDALMASETLKTAFRTDVEPILAKARLDANGAIDPIAAYRKAGYRQRVAAVRPAVAAGGGGIV
- a CDS encoding aldo/keto reductase; translation: MTLRLWDGREVPRIGVGCWAIGGPFKMDGRQDGWGEIDDAQSLRALALARELGARLFDTADAYGTGHSEEILGRAFGNRADVVIATKFGFTHDRSKRELTGTDVTPEYMEKALAASLSRLGRERIDLYQLHVGDASAEAMERLAPALERRAGAGDIAAWGWSTDDAAAVSRVLHYPHFKAVQQGLDVFRDGPQMVTLCDRHRLPNLIRSPLAMGFLTGKFTAQSRVSTDDVRGAGHSWVRDFKDGRPSAESLRKLDAIRDLLTSGGRSVAQGALGWVLARSPQTIPIPGFKTEAQIRDNLGALDKGPLPMAAMAEIDALLGRELALEEI
- a CDS encoding aldo/keto reductase, whose translation is MEKRQFGSIGKVSCLTLGGGGIGQVWGETSRDEGIATLRTAVDEGIDMIDAAPGYKLCEALIGEAFDGRLPKGVKVTTKCGIGTLPDEQVYRRLRASLEQSLEAMRLEQVDLFFLHNQICPDDFVYPSENERRSEIATTWSSYREAVVPAFQQLQRDGLIGGWGITGVSVPATIVDAVTLGPRPHAVQAVANLLDSPGGLIAFSTPSRARDIIEAAHLSGVGVMAIRAVQAGALTSRFDRQPLHARDSEDFALAAPFRALCAKWGEDPAIIAYRYALGMAGVETLVLGVKNRDELSDALDAERAGPLEPEQLAAIEALGLREVMA
- a CDS encoding DeoR/GlpR family DNA-binding transcription regulator — encoded protein: MHETERHRVILAAVQARPLATVAELVDITGTSEATIRRDIAALHVQGRLRRVRGGAEAINPPEQGGLMGRPFSVNETINIAQKRAIARAAADLCKDGEPIIINGGTTTYQMVHYLTGRRLSVFTNSFAIAEHLLHNSRNSVVIPGGTVYREQNVILSPFGGVVASHFYAKRMFIGCQGLGAHGLMEADPMVVQSELALINQAEELIVLADSSKFEGRSSLILCALDRISMVITDSGIREEDRAMLEKAGVGLTVVDAGQDRQSAGQSASVA
- a CDS encoding ABC transporter permease; translation: MKTLLKYREIWLVVAILALAIGVSVRSPGFIQPRSLANIFNDTSILIMLALGQMVVILTRSIDLSMAANLALCGMCVALLNVAFPGIPVPLLLLAAAALGTALGAINGALVWKLDIPPIVVTLGTLTIYRGMIYVIAGGAWVNAHQMTEAFKAVPRTELFGITLLSWFAIAVVAVFFVLMTRTPLGRSFYATGINPTAATYAGINVGRTRFIAFCVAGMVSGLAGYLWIARYAVAYVDVAGGFELNIIAACVIGGISIAGGIGTVAGAVLGALFLGVVNNALPVIGISPFWQMAISGTAILLAVIFNSRGERRRGRIILKKAEVL
- a CDS encoding DUF1127 domain-containing protein, which codes for MFRTLTRRLTEWSHLRRDIRRLKQLDDHLLADLGIERECISHSVRTGEK